A window from Mixophyes fleayi isolate aMixFle1 chromosome 12, aMixFle1.hap1, whole genome shotgun sequence encodes these proteins:
- the MCL1 gene encoding induced myeloid leukemia cell differentiation protein Mcl-1, whose protein sequence is MTDSSLSDHCEDVSPAGSPIHGRREEPSEGAVCDVCGQPVLILQSSLTADPPQGTDLLPVAMMNPTLMRKSAMIPCQLLYGGGGVGLPSKPGQLEAGSSLLSLEKEQWEKGYSTDGSLPNSQGELDEDEDVESGSRGSTSPPPSPVCLMDPLCTQTREILCSLFREQAGGKKGAGGNLKILVTLRRVGAEINEKHKMAFQGMLQRLSIQTPEDIQKLSDVPSMVFSDGITNWGRIVTLISFGAFVAKHLKSIQMENCIGSLADSFTEYLMTSKREWISQHNGWEGCVEFFHVEDYEGGLRTVLMAFAGVAGLGASLAYMIR, encoded by the exons CTCTTCCCTCAGTGATCACTGTGAGGACGTCAGCCCAGCAGGAAGCCCCATACATGGGCGGAGGGAGGAGCCGTCGGAGGGTGCGGTCTGTGACGTCTGTGGGCAGCCAGTACTTATACTACAGAGCTCACTCACAGCGGATCCACCACAAGGAACAGACCTCTTACCCGTCGCCATGATGAACCCGACCTTGATGAGGAAGTCCGCAATGATCCCCTGCCAGCTGCTGTACGGCGGGGGCGGCGTGGGCCTCCCCTCCAAGCCGGGGCAGCTGGAGGCCGGCAGCAGCCTCCTGTCCCTGGAGAAGGAGCAGTGGGAGAAGGGCTACAGCACGGACGGCTCCCTGCCTAACTCCCAGGGGGAGCTGGACGAGGACGAGGACGTGGAGTCCGGCTCCCGGGGGTCCACCTCCCCCCCGCCTAGCCCCGTCTGCCTCATGGACCCCTTGTGCACCCAGACCCGGGAGATACTCTGCAGCCTGTTCAGGGAGCAGGCCGGGGGCAAGAAGGGGGCTGGGGGCAACCTGAAGATACTGGTGACCCTGCGGAGGGTGGGGGCTGAGATCAACGAGAAGCACAAGATGGCCTTCCAGG GAATGTTGCAAAGGTTATCTATACAAACTCCTGAAGATATTCAGAAACTCTCCGATGTTCCGTCAATGGTCTTCAGTGACGGGATTACGAACTGGGGACGTATTGTTACCTTGATAAGTTTTGGTGCTTTTGTGGCAAAACATTTGAAAAGTATACAAATGGAGAATTGCATTGGCTCACTAGCTGACAGTTTCACTGAATATCTTATGACCAGCAAAAGAGAATGGATAAGTCAGCATAATGGCTGG GAAGGATGTGTTGAATTCTTCCATGTTGAGGACTATGAAGGTGGACTTAGAACTGTACTGATGGCCTTTGCTGGAGTAGCTGGTCTTGGAGCAAGCCTGGCATATATGATTCGGTGA
- the LOC142108355 gene encoding uncharacterized protein LOC142108355: MIRPQELLFPYLKSQGTERNTCPRKGQGDITGKRETEARSVVQRDITGERETERRFVAKGDITGEQETAAGSLVQGDLTEKQETEAGSVVKGDITGQQDTEARSVVQGDITGQQETEARSVVKGDITEEQETEAGSVVQGDITEEQETEAGSVVQGDITEEQETEARSVVQSDITGVQETEAGSVVQADITGERETEARSVVQGDITGQQETEARSVVKGDITGQQETEARSVVKGDITEEQETEAGSVVQGDITGERETEARSVVQDDITGERETEAGSVVQRDITGERETERRFVAKGDITGEQETAAGSLVQGDLTEKQETEAGSVVQADITGERETEARSVVQGDITGQQETEARSVVQGDITGEREIEARSVAQGDITGERETEARTLFFQKNCYCEQLPSSSIP, from the exons GAATACGTGTCCCAGGAAAGGACAAGGTGACATCACGGGGAAAAGGGAGACCGAAGCCAGGTCTGTGGTACAACGTGACATCACGGGGGAACGGGAGACCGAGAGAAGGTTTGTGGCAAAAGGTGACATCACGGGGGAACAGGAGACTGCGGCCGGGTCTTTGGTACAAGGTGACCTTACAGAGAAACAGGAGACCGAGGCCGGGTCTGTGGTAAAAGGTGACATCACAGGGCAACAGGATACCGAGGCCAGGTCTGTGGTACAAGGTGACATCACAGGGCAACAAGAGACCGAGGCCAGGTCTGTGGTAAAAGGTGACATCACAGAGGAACAAGAGACTGAGGCCGGGTCTGTGGTACAAGGTGACATCACAGAGGAACAAGAGACTGAGGCCGGGTCTGTGGTACAAGGTGACATCACAGAGGAACAGGAGACCGAGGCCAGGTCTGTGGTACAAAGTGACATCACGGGGGTACAGGAGACTGAGGCCGGGTCTGTGGTACAAGCTGACATCACAGGGGAACGGGAGACCGAGGCCAGGTCTGTGGTACAAGGTGACATCACAGGGCAACAGGAGACCGAGGCCAGGTCTGTGGTAAAAGGTGACATCACGGGGCAACAGGAGACCGAGGCCAGGTCTGTGGTAAAAGGTGACATCACAGAGGAACAAGAGACTGAGGCCGGGTCTGTGGTACAAGGTGACATCACGGGGGAACGGGAGACCGAGGCCAGGTCTGTGGTACAAGATGACATCACAGGGGAACGGGAGACCGAGGCCGGGTCTGTGGTACAACGTGACATCACGGGGGAACGGGAGACCGAGAGAAGGTTTGTGGCAAAAGGTGACATCACGGGGGAACAGGAGACTGCGGCCGGGTCTTTGGTACAAGGTGACCTTACAGAGAAACAGGAGACCGAGGCCGGGTCTGTGGTACAAGCTGACATCACAGGGGAACGGGAGACCGAGGCCAGGTCTGTGGTACAAGGTGACATCACAGGGCAACAGGAGACCGAGGCCAG GTCTGTGGTACAAGGTGACATCACAGGGGAACGGGAGATCGAGGCCAGGTCTGTGGCACAAGGTGACATCACGGGGGAACGGGAGACCGAGGCCAGGACTTTGTTCTTTCAGAAGAATTGTTACTGTGAGCAATTACCAAGTTCCTCAATCCCATAG